ACATCGTCGCACCCAGCGACATGATGGACGGGCGCATAGGCGCGGTGCGCCGCGCGCTCGACGCCGAGCGGCACATCCACACCCGCATCATGGCCTACAGCGCCAAGTACGCGAGCAGCTTCTACGGCCCGTTTCGCGACGCCGTGGGCACGCGCGGCGCTTTGGGCAAGGCGGACAAGAACGTCTACCAGATGGACCCGGGCAACAGCGACGAGGCGCTGCGCGAAGTAGCGCTGGACATTGCCGAGGGCGCAGACATGGTCATGGTCAAGCCCGGCATGCCCTATCTGGACGTGCTGCGCCGCGTGAAGGATGAATTTCGCATGCCCACCTTCGCCTACCAGGTGAGCGGCGAGTACGCCATGATCAAGGCGGCCAGCGCCCAGGGCTGGCTGGAGCACGACGCGGTGATGATGGAGGCACTGCTCGCGTTCAAGCGCGCCGGCGCCGACGGCATCCTCACCTACTTCTCGCTGGCCGCGGCGCGCCTGCTGCGCGGCTGAGCGCGGCTCAGCGCGTGCCGGCGCGCAGTGCGCCTATCTGCTCCTCGTACACGCGCCAGGGCAGCAGGGTCTTTTGCATGGCCGGCGGCACATCGGCCACCGGGAAGAAATACGGCACCGGGTAGTTGGGGTTGTTCTTGCCGATGTACTCCAGCGCGGTGTAGCTGCTTTGCAGCGTGCCCAGGTCGTACTGGGCGGCGCGAAACGTCCAACTGGCAACCCAGCCCCCCACGGCCCTCGGCCCCATGTCGTTGCGCAGGATCACCTTCAGCGGCGTGCGCGGCGCGTCCAGGCGGAAGAAGCGCACCACGCCGGGAATCGCGCAGTGGTCGGCAAAGGCGTGCCAGTTGAAGTCCTTGGTCGGGCTGTTGAACTCCGCCAGGTAGCCGTGCTTGATGTAGTCGCCAAAGGAGTCGTCCATGTTCTTCTTGGTCGGCAGCCGCCAGTCGAAGGCCCGCACCAGCGCGTCGCTGATGCTGGCGTCGGCCAGCGCACTGGCGCTGTCCACGCAGGGCGCGTCGTAATCCACGCGCATCAGTCGGCCCAGGTCAAAGTCGCGCCGGCCCCAGGGCAGGTCGCGCGGGTACCAGACGTCCTCGGGCACCATCTCTTCCAGGCGCGCCGGCTGGTTGCAGCCACCCACCCAGGCGAGCTGGTACTGCACGTCGATGATCAGCTTGGCGCTGAGCAGGCGCTCGGGGCGCAGCCGCTGCAGCGCCAGGGTCTGGCGCTGCAGCTGCTCGCGCACCAGCGCGACCTGGTCCGCATCGTGCTGCCCGCTCAACCTGGCGACGGTGGCATGCGCGTCGAACAGGTAGTTGCAAATGCGCGCATTCCACAGCGCATACCAGTCGAGCAAGTCGTTGTACTGGCGCTCGACCACCGCGGTGTAGTACTTCTTCTTGCGAAACACCGTGCACCAGCGGTAGAGCACGCTGTCGTTGCCCACCGGCCCCAGGCCGATGAAGAGCTGATGGGCGGCAACCAGCCTGGGGTAGAGCGCAATCAGTTTGCGGCTTTGCTCGAGCACGTAGTCGTCGTAGAGCCTTTGCTGCTCGGGCGAGCCGCCTACGTGGCGCCGGCGGCGCTCCTCGATCAGCTCGATCAGCGCATTGAATTCGATGAACACGCCTATCACCTGGTCGAGCGCGCGCTTGTGCTCGGCCATGGACACCTGGGAGGCAAGCTCATCGACCTTGGAGGCGATGCGCGAGAGCTGCACCTGCATGCTCGACAGCGCCTGCTGCACCGGGTCGCTGCCGGGCAGTGCGCGGTCCAGAATGAAGTTCAGCCCTGGCTCCAGGAAGCCGCTGCCGGTGAGCGCCATGGCCTTGGCGAAGGCCATGCCCAGCACCGCCTTGCCCGCAGCGGACCAGAAGTCCTGCAGCTCGCGCCGCAGCTCGACGGGAATCTCCCGCTCCCACGGGCCAAAGTCGGGCGGCGGCGGGCAAGCGCTGGCCACCTTGCGCGCCACGGCGCTGCCCCGGGCAGCCGGCGCGACCGCCACGGCGCCCTCGTCCAGGTCCGCGTCCAGCAACCGCACGACTTCATCGGCCAGACGGTCGAGGTAATCCGCCACCGGCAGACCCGAGCCCCGCGCCCGCAGCAACAAGGCCTGCTGGTCCAGCTCGGTATCGAAGGGGTCCAGGTCACTCAGGTTGGTGCTGTATTCCAGACCCAGGAAGTCGTTGATCACGAACTCCACCTGGCCGGGATGCACAGCCAGGCGCTGAAACACCTTGTAGAGCAGCGTGCCGGCCAGATTGACGTCGATGATGGGGTTGATCTTGGCGCCGCCGTTGTATTCGAGTCCGTACAGCACGCCCTCGCCGGTCTGGGCCTGCGCGAGCAGAAAGCGCCGGCCGGTCTGCGCGGAGGCGTACATGCCCTGGGCGTCGGTGAGGCCTTGGTCGACCAGCGTGCCGTGGATGTCGCGCACCTGCAGCGCGGCACCCGCAAGCAAGCCGCTGCCCATGGCCACGCGCACGCGAAAGCTCAGCCCCTCGGTGGGCTCGGCCAGCAGTTGGGCGCCGAGAGGCTGCGCCGGCGGCAGGGTGTGGCGCCCCTGCTGGTGCTGGTAGCCCGCTTCGTCGTGGCCGATCTCGGGGTCCAGCGGCTGCAGGGCGCGCGGGTCGCTCAGGCTGTCGCCTTCGCTCTGCTCATCGCTGCTGCCGCCGCCGCAGGCCGTCGCCACGGCCGCGACCGCCCCCAGTACGGCGCCGCGCAGCAGGGCGCGGCGCGCCAGCGGCAGGGCGTGGGCGGTGGCGTCAGAGCTGCAGGCCTGGGCGTGCGCATCGTTCAAGGCGGGAAGCGGGCTGGAGTCGCGATCGCAGCGGTGCATGGCTGTCCTCAAGAAGCGGCATGCTCGCGCCGCCGCAGGCAATGGTTTTGGATGCGGGGTGGACGGCCGCGCCCGCCCCGATGGCAAGGGCGTGCGCCGCGCGGCGCATGCCCGGGACTGCATCCTGCCACAAACGCTTGCATTTGCTTGCAAGGCGGCCGGACTCCGCGGCCAGACCCTTTGGCGTCCCCGCGCGCTGCCGGTGGCATCCGGTTTGCCGTGCCCCTTGCCGCCTCAGGCCCCTACACTATGGCCTGTTCTTGAAGTCGCGGGGCAGGCGCCCCGCACCGAGCCGGGATGCAATCCATGAGTACCCAAACCTCCACAAGTCCGACGCCAGACACCTGGCCGGCCCTGTCCACTGCCGCGCTGCGCGTGGCCTTCGGCATCATCTGGATCGTGAACGCGGCGTTCACCTGGATGCCCAGCTTCGCCGACAACTACGCGGGCTATCTGCGCAACGCCGCCGACGGCCAGCCGGCCTGGTCGGCCTGGTGGTTCGACACCTGGATCGCCATCGTCGAGCCGCGCGCCGACACCTTCCTGTGGCTCACGCGCATTGCCACCACGCTGCTGGCGCTTGCGCTGCTGTTCGGCTTCGCACGGCGCACGGTCTACGTGATCGGCGCGCTCTACAGCCTCTTGATCTGGAGCACCGCCGGCGGCTTTGGCGGGCCCTACACCATAGGCGCGTCCAACACCGGCGTGGGCATCATTTACGTGCTGATCTTCGCGGTGCTGATCGCCATCAACCACCGCAGCGGCACCAGCCCCTACAGCGTCGACTACTTCATCGAACGCAAGTGGCCGGCCTGGAGCTGGGTCGCCGAATGGCGCGAGCGGCGCCTGTCGGACGCGCCGCGCGTGGCCTGGTGGGCGCAGACCGGCATCCTGCTCGGCGTGGCCGCCGTCGTCTTCTTCCTGGTCGCCGGCCTGCACAGCAGCATGAACGTGAAGGCGCCCACGCCGGCGGCCGCCGCAGCCGCCGTCTCGCCGCTGCAGCTGATGAGCAAGGAGCCGGTCAAGAAGGCTTTTGACGCCAGACTGCCGGCCCTGAGCAAGGACAAGGAAGTCGTGCTCAACATCGACGTGACCGACGAGGCTGTGGAGATCGCCAGCGGCGTGAAGTACCAGGCCTGGCCTTATGGCGGCAGCGTCCCCGGCCCGGTCATCCACGTCAAGCAGGGCCAGATGGTGCGCGTGGTGCTGGCCAACAAGGCTTCGATGCACCACTCGATCGACTTCCACTCGGCCTTCACCCCGCCCAACACCAGCTTTGCCGACATCAACCCCGGCGAGCAGATCGAGTTCACCTTCGAAGCCAAGGTGCCCGGCACCTTCGTCTACCACTGCGGCACGCCGCCGGTGCTGCTGCACATGGCCAACGGCATGTACGGCGCGATCATCGTCGACCCGATCGACGACCCGCGCCCCAAGGCCGACAAGGAATACGTGCTGGTGCAAAGCGAGTGGTACACGCGCCAGATCTCGGGCAATCTGATGGGCCCGGACTTCGCCAAGATGGAAAGGATCCAGCCCGACGTCGTGGCCTTCAACGGCGTGGCCTTCCAGTACCAGGACCATCCGCTCACCGCCGAGCCCAACGAGCGCGTGCGCCTGTACGTGGTCAATGCCGGCCCGAGCCTGTGGAGCGCCTTCCACGTGATCGGCGCGATCTTCGACAAGGTCTACCCCGACGGCAACCCGAAGAACGCGCTCAGCGGCGTCTCCACCTACAGCGTGGGGCCGGGCGAGGGCATCGTGTTTGACGTGGTGATTCCCGACGCGGGCAACTACGTCTTCGTGGACCACTCCTTCGCCCACCTGGAAAAGGGCGCTGCGGGGTCGCTGCGCATAGGCAACCCGGACAACTTCATCAAGCCCAAGGTCTCGAAGATCGAAGGCCACGCAAGCGCCGCACCGGCGGCGCCCCCCGCGGCCGCGGCCGGCCCCTACAAGTTCGACGCCGAGCGCGGCGCGCAGCTCTACACCAGCACCTGCGCGGCCTGCCACCAGGCCAATGGCGAAGGGCTGCCGGGCGCCTTCCCGCCGCTGGTCAAGAACCCGGCGGTGCTGGCCGCAGACGGCACCAAGCACATCCGCTCCATCCTGCACGGGGTGAGCGGCGAGGTCATCGACGGCGTGAGCTACCCCAGCCCCATGCCGCCGTTTGGCGGCGCGCTGTCGGACGCCGACGTGGCCGACATCGCCAACCATGAGCGCACCCAGTGGGGCAACAGGGCCAAGCTGGTGACCGCCGACGAGGTCAAGGCGCAGCGCTGAACGCCCTCTCCTGCAAAGGCCACCCTCGCGGTGGCCTTTTTCGGGCCGATTAATTGTCACGTCAGATATTACATTTACGATTTGTCAAAACTATCGAGAATCCAACTGGGGAGAGCCGCATGAGAGACATGAAAATTACCACCCGCCTGGCCCTGGGTTTTGCGCTGATGGCGCTGCTGCTGGTGGTCACCGGGCTGGTCGCGCTGTGGAAGGCCACGCCCGTAGAGCAAAGCTTCAAGGCAGTGACCGAAGAGCGCATTCCGCGCGTGCTGGCGCTGCATGAGGTGCAGCAGCAGATCAATCTGATTGCGCTGGCCATGCGCGACGTGCTGCTGGAGAGCGACATCGAAGCCTTCCAGAACGCCAAGAACCAGGTGCCCGCCTCGCGCCAGCGCATCGCCGAGATACTGGGCGAGCTCAAGCAGCAGATGCGCGCCCCGCGTGCGCAGGAGCTGCTCGGCGCGGTCTTCGCCCAGCAGGCGCGCTACGTCCAGGCGCAGGAGCAGTTCTTCGAGGAATACACCAAGGCCGGCGCCGGCGCGGCCCAGGGCTTCCTGTCGGAGCAGGCCAAGGCGGTGCGCAGCGACTACCTGAAGGCGATTGCCGACCTGCAGGCCTTCCAGCGCCAGGTGCTCGAAGGCGACAGCCGCGCGGCGGGCGAGAACGTGCGCGCCATCCAGACCGCCGTGGCCATCACTTTGCTGATCGGGCTGCTGGCGGCGGTGCTGCTGGCGCTGTGGATCATCCGCGCCATCACCCGCCCGCTGAACCAGGCGGTGCGCGTGGCCCAGGCTGTGGCCGCGGGCGACCTGTCCCAGCAGATCGAGGCGCGCGGCAACAACGAGACGGCGCAGCTGCTGCGCGCGCTCGCGCAGATGCTCGAAGGCCTGCACCAGGTGGTGGCGCGGGTGCGCGGCAACTCGGAAAACGTGGCCACGGCCAGCGCCGAGATCTCCCAGGCCACGCTGGACCTGAGCGCGCGCACCGAAGAGCAGGCCAGCGCCCTGGAGCAGACCGCCGCCTCGATGGAGCAGCTCAACGCCACGGTGCGCCAGAACGCGGACAACGCGCGCCAAGCCAACCAGCTCGCGCACAGCGCCTCCAGCGTCGCGCGCGAAGGCGGCGATGTCGTGGGCAACGTGGTGCAAACCATGCGCGGCATCAGCGGCGACAGCCAGAAGATGGCAGAGATCATCACCGTCATCGACTCGATCGCCTTCCAGACCAACATCCTGGCGCTCAACGCCGCGGTGGAAGCGGCGCGCGCCGGTGAGCAGGGACGGGGCTTTGCGGTCGTCGCAAGCGAGGTGCGCCAGCTCGCGGGCCGCTCGGCCGCCGCGGCCAAGGAGATCAAGCAGCTCATCGACGACAGCACGCGGCGCATAGGCGAAGGCACGACGCTGGCGGACAAGGCCGGCGCCACCATGGAGCAGGTGGTCGCGGGCATACAGCGCGTCTCCGACCTCATGGGCGAGATCAGCGCCGCGAGCCAGGAGCAGAGCCAGGGCGTGACCCAGGTGGGTGAGGCCATCACCCAGATGGACCAGGTGACGCAGCAGAACGCGGCGCTGGTCGAAGAGATGTCGGCCGCCGCGGCCAGCCTGCAAAGCCAGGCGCAGGAGATGGTCGGCTCGGTCGCCACCTTCAAGCTGCAGCCAGGCAGCGCCCCCGCACCTGCAGTGCGCGTGCAGCGGCCGGCCACTGCGGCTCCCGTGCAGGCGCCCGTGCAAGTGCCGATACCAGCGCCCGCGCCCTCTGCCCGACCACTTGCCGCGCCCGCCCCTGCGGTGCGCCCCAAGGCCTTGCCGGACAAGGGCAGCGATGCCGAATGGGAAAGCTTCTGATTCCGCGGCGCGCTGGCGCCTGAGCCTGCCCACGAGCCTGCGCGGCAAGGCGCTGCTCGCGCTTGCGCTGATTGCGCTGATCGCGCTGGCCAATGTGCTGACGGTGCATGCGCTGCTGCGCCGCTCGGAGAGCATTGCCGCCACGCTGAACGTCGCCGGCAAGCTGCGCATGCTGGGCCAGCGCGCGGCACTGCAGGCGCTGGCCGCCCCCGGCGCCGAGGGGGCGGCGGCGCTGCGCGAACACGAGCGGGAGTTTGCCGCTGCCTGGGGCGCGCTGCGCTCGGGCGGCAGCGCCTTCGGGCTGCAGCTGCCGGCGCTTGCGGCGCCGCTGCAACCGGCGCTGGCGCAGTTGCAGTCGGCCTGGCAAGACTACCGGCGCCTGATGGCAGAGATCGTCTCGGCCCCGCGCGCCAGCGGCGCCCAGGCGGCGCAGCTGCTGCAGGCCAGTGGCCTCATGCTGGCGCACAACGAGGCGCTGATGGATGCGCTGGTGCAAGAATCGGCCCGGGTGCAACGCAACGCCATCGCCGCCAGCGCGCTGCTGTTCGCGCTCGATCTGCTGCTGCTGGCGCTGGGCTACGCGCTCTTCATGCGCCACGTGCTCGCGCCGATCCGCATGCTCACCCACCAGGCGCGTGCCATGGGCGAAGGGCGTTACCTGACCGAGGTGCTGTTGCCCGCCGGCGCCGAATTCGCCGAGCTGGCGCACGCGCTCAACGCGTCTTCGCGGCGCATCGCCGAACTGCTCGAAGAGGTGCGCGGCGAGCGCGCGGCGCTGGCGCAGATGCAGGCGATGTTCGAAGGCCTGGCGCAAAACGACGTGGCCGGCATCTACATGGTCAACGCCGACATGCGGCTGACCTACGTCAACGCCCGCTTTGCCGAACTCACCGGCCATGCGCGCGAGACGCTGTGCGCGCATTTCGAGGTGCGCCGCCTGTACAGCGAGGCAAGCTGGCCGCAGGCCGCGCGCAGCATGGCCGAGCGCCTGAACGGACAGACGCGCAGCACGCGCTACGAAAGCCGCATACGGCGCGCCGACGGGCGCGAGCTCGAGGTCGAGATCTTCGGCTCGGCCATGCGCCTGGGCGATGCGCCCGCCACGATAGGCCTGCTGATCGACATCAGTCAGCGCAAGCGCGCCGAAGCCTCGATGCGCCGCGCCAACATCGTCTACCAGAGCACGCGCGACGCCATCGTCGTGACCGACGCCGACGGCGTGGTGCAGGACGTGAACCCCGCCTTCACCGCGATCACCGGCTTTGCGCCGACGGACATCATCGGGCGGCGCATGAATCTGCTGAGCTCGGGCAAGCAGGACCGGGCCTTCTACCACGCGATGTGGCAAAGCCTGCACGACAGCGGCAGCTGGAGTGGCGACATCCACAACCGGCGCAAGAGTGGCGAGGAGTTCATAGAGCACCTGGAAATCTCCACCGCATACAACGACGACGGCAGCGTGAACTGCCGCGTAGGCCTGTTCTCCGACGTGACCGAGGAGCGCATGCGCGAAGCGAGCATCTGGCGCCAGGCGCACTTCGACCACCTCACGGGCCTGGCCAACCGCCAGATGTTCGAGCAGCGCCTGGCCACCGGCATGGAGCACGCGCGCACCACCGGATTGCCGATGGCGCTGGTCTTTCTGGACCTGGACTTCTTCAAGGAAGTCAACGACACCTTCGGCCACGACGAGGGCGACGCGCTGCTGCAGGAAGTGGCGCGCCGGCTGCTGGCCTGCGTGCGCTCCTCGGACCATGTGGCGCGGCTGGGCGGCGACGAGTTCACGCTGATCCTGCAGGACGTGCAGCACGAGAGCGACGTCGCGCTGGTGTGCGAGAAGGCGCTGCACAGCATCGTGCGGCCTTACGCGCTCAAGCAAAACACGGTGCACATCTCGGTCAGCGCCGGCATCGCCTTCTACCCGCAGGACGCGAGCGACAGCGCCCAGTTGCTGCGCCACGCGGACCTGGCGATGTACGCCTCCAAGGAAAAGGGGCGCAACCGCTTTTCCCGCTTCGCGCCCGAGATGCTGCGCGAGGAGCAGTGGCGCCTGCAGCTGCTGCACGAGCTGGAGAAGGGCCTGGCGCGCGAGCAGTTCATGCTGCACTACCAGCCCATCGTGGGCATGGCCAGCGGGCGCACCGTCAAGGCCGAGGCGCTGGTGCGCTGGGAGCACCCGCTGCACGGCGTGCTGAGCCCGGCGGAGTTCATCCCGGCGGCGGAAGAGTCCGGCCTGATCGTGGCGCTGGGCGACTGGGTGTTTCGCGAAGCCACGCGCCAGCTGGCCGAATGGCGGCATCTCGTGGCGCCGGCGTTTGCGCTCAGCGTCAACGTCTCGCCGCGCCAGTTGCATGCGAGCGAGCATGCGGTGCAGGACTGGCTCGACTGGCTGCAGCAACTCGCCCTGCCCAGCGACAGCCTGACCGTGGAGATCACCGAAGGCGTGCTGCTCGACGGCGACCAGGCCACGGGCGCAAAGATGCTGGCGCTGCAGGGCGCAGGGCTGAAGGTGGCGCTGGACGACTTTGGTACCGGCTATTCGTCGCTGTCCTACCTCAAGCGCTTTGCCATCGACTATCTCAAGATCGACCGCAGTTTTGTCAGCAAGCTGCCCGAGTCCCAGGAAGACCGCGTGCTGTGCAGCGCCATCATCGCGATGGCGCACCAGCTCGGCATCGCCGTGGTGGCCGAAGGCGTGGAGACGCGCGAGCAGCACATCTTCCTGCGCGGCCAAGGCTGCGACTACGGCCAGGGCTACTGGTACGGGCGGCCGATGAACGCGCGCTCGCTGGGCGAGCGCCTGCAGGCCGAAGCGGGGCAAGCAGACCCGCTCGGCGCAGCACCGGGCCAGTGAGCGGCGCGCCGGGCACCCCGCTCGCGCTGCCGGCCGAT
The DNA window shown above is from Comamonas sp. NLF-1-9 and carries:
- the hemB gene encoding porphobilinogen synthase — protein: MHLSSPTPFPLNRPRRLRRDAFSRNLVRESRLSAHDFIYPVFVHEGKQRREAVPSMPGVDRLSLDLLLPVAEECAKLDIPVMALFPAIDTELKTPDGKEAAKPDGLIPRVVRALKKEFPQLGVMTDVALDPYTSHGQDGVLDDTGYILNDETVQVLVQQALAHAQAGVDIVAPSDMMDGRIGAVRRALDAERHIHTRIMAYSAKYASSFYGPFRDAVGTRGALGKADKNVYQMDPGNSDEALREVALDIAEGADMVMVKPGMPYLDVLRRVKDEFRMPTFAYQVSGEYAMIKAASAQGWLEHDAVMMEALLAFKRAGADGILTYFSLAAARLLRG
- a CDS encoding multicopper oxidase domain-containing protein, which gives rise to MSTQTSTSPTPDTWPALSTAALRVAFGIIWIVNAAFTWMPSFADNYAGYLRNAADGQPAWSAWWFDTWIAIVEPRADTFLWLTRIATTLLALALLFGFARRTVYVIGALYSLLIWSTAGGFGGPYTIGASNTGVGIIYVLIFAVLIAINHRSGTSPYSVDYFIERKWPAWSWVAEWRERRLSDAPRVAWWAQTGILLGVAAVVFFLVAGLHSSMNVKAPTPAAAAAAVSPLQLMSKEPVKKAFDARLPALSKDKEVVLNIDVTDEAVEIASGVKYQAWPYGGSVPGPVIHVKQGQMVRVVLANKASMHHSIDFHSAFTPPNTSFADINPGEQIEFTFEAKVPGTFVYHCGTPPVLLHMANGMYGAIIVDPIDDPRPKADKEYVLVQSEWYTRQISGNLMGPDFAKMERIQPDVVAFNGVAFQYQDHPLTAEPNERVRLYVVNAGPSLWSAFHVIGAIFDKVYPDGNPKNALSGVSTYSVGPGEGIVFDVVIPDAGNYVFVDHSFAHLEKGAAGSLRIGNPDNFIKPKVSKIEGHASAAPAAPPAAAAGPYKFDAERGAQLYTSTCAACHQANGEGLPGAFPPLVKNPAVLAADGTKHIRSILHGVSGEVIDGVSYPSPMPPFGGALSDADVADIANHERTQWGNRAKLVTADEVKAQR
- a CDS encoding methyl-accepting chemotaxis protein — encoded protein: MKITTRLALGFALMALLLVVTGLVALWKATPVEQSFKAVTEERIPRVLALHEVQQQINLIALAMRDVLLESDIEAFQNAKNQVPASRQRIAEILGELKQQMRAPRAQELLGAVFAQQARYVQAQEQFFEEYTKAGAGAAQGFLSEQAKAVRSDYLKAIADLQAFQRQVLEGDSRAAGENVRAIQTAVAITLLIGLLAAVLLALWIIRAITRPLNQAVRVAQAVAAGDLSQQIEARGNNETAQLLRALAQMLEGLHQVVARVRGNSENVATASAEISQATLDLSARTEEQASALEQTAASMEQLNATVRQNADNARQANQLAHSASSVAREGGDVVGNVVQTMRGISGDSQKMAEIITVIDSIAFQTNILALNAAVEAARAGEQGRGFAVVASEVRQLAGRSAAAAKEIKQLIDDSTRRIGEGTTLADKAGATMEQVVAGIQRVSDLMGEISAASQEQSQGVTQVGEAITQMDQVTQQNAALVEEMSAAAASLQSQAQEMVGSVATFKLQPGSAPAPAVRVQRPATAAPVQAPVQVPIPAPAPSARPLAAPAPAVRPKALPDKGSDAEWESF
- a CDS encoding EAL domain-containing protein, producing MPNGKASDSAARWRLSLPTSLRGKALLALALIALIALANVLTVHALLRRSESIAATLNVAGKLRMLGQRAALQALAAPGAEGAAALREHEREFAAAWGALRSGGSAFGLQLPALAAPLQPALAQLQSAWQDYRRLMAEIVSAPRASGAQAAQLLQASGLMLAHNEALMDALVQESARVQRNAIAASALLFALDLLLLALGYALFMRHVLAPIRMLTHQARAMGEGRYLTEVLLPAGAEFAELAHALNASSRRIAELLEEVRGERAALAQMQAMFEGLAQNDVAGIYMVNADMRLTYVNARFAELTGHARETLCAHFEVRRLYSEASWPQAARSMAERLNGQTRSTRYESRIRRADGRELEVEIFGSAMRLGDAPATIGLLIDISQRKRAEASMRRANIVYQSTRDAIVVTDADGVVQDVNPAFTAITGFAPTDIIGRRMNLLSSGKQDRAFYHAMWQSLHDSGSWSGDIHNRRKSGEEFIEHLEISTAYNDDGSVNCRVGLFSDVTEERMREASIWRQAHFDHLTGLANRQMFEQRLATGMEHARTTGLPMALVFLDLDFFKEVNDTFGHDEGDALLQEVARRLLACVRSSDHVARLGGDEFTLILQDVQHESDVALVCEKALHSIVRPYALKQNTVHISVSAGIAFYPQDASDSAQLLRHADLAMYASKEKGRNRFSRFAPEMLREEQWRLQLLHELEKGLAREQFMLHYQPIVGMASGRTVKAEALVRWEHPLHGVLSPAEFIPAAEESGLIVALGDWVFREATRQLAEWRHLVAPAFALSVNVSPRQLHASEHAVQDWLDWLQQLALPSDSLTVEITEGVLLDGDQATGAKMLALQGAGLKVALDDFGTGYSSLSYLKRFAIDYLKIDRSFVSKLPESQEDRVLCSAIIAMAHQLGIAVVAEGVETREQHIFLRGQGCDYGQGYWYGRPMNARSLGERLQAEAGQADPLGAAPGQ